In Natator depressus isolate rNatDep1 chromosome 9, rNatDep2.hap1, whole genome shotgun sequence, a single genomic region encodes these proteins:
- the CRYGS gene encoding gamma-crystallin S, which produces MSKTGTRITFYEEKHFQGRRYECDSDCPDFHTYLSRCNSIRVEGGAWVVYERPNFAGNMFVLTHGEYPEYQRWMGLNDRLSSCKAIHLSSGGQHRIQIFEKGDFGGQMYESTEDCPSVLDEFRIREINACKVLEGAWVFYEHPNFRGRQYLLEKGEYRKPVDWGAVSPTVQSFRCIVE; this is translated from the exons ATGTCCAAAACAGGAACCAGG ATCACTTTCTACGAAGAAAAGCATTTCCAGGGCCGTCGCTATGAGTGTGACAGTGACTGCCCTGATTTTCACACCTACCTAAGCCGCTGCAACTCCATCCGAGTGGAGGGGGGTGCCTGGGTTGTCTATGAGCGGCCTAACTTTGCAGGGAACATGTTCGTTCTGACCCACGGCGAGTACCCCGAGTACCAGCGCTGGATGGGCCTTAATGACCGCCTCAGCTCATGCAAAGCCATTCACTTA TCCAGTGGAGGCCAGCACCGTATTCAGATCTTTGAGAAGGGGGACTTTGGTGGCCAGATGTACGAATCCACAGAGGACTGCCCTTCGGTCTTGGACGAGTTCCGCATCCGGGAAATCAATGCCTGCAAAGTGCTGGAGGGGGCCTGGGTATTCTATGAGCACCCCAACTTCCGGGGTAGGCAGTACCTCTTGGAGAAGGGGGAGTACCGCAAGCCCGTTGATTGGGGGGCTGTGTCCCCCACTGTCCAGTCCTTCCGCTGCATTGTAGAGTGA